In the Labilithrix sp. genome, one interval contains:
- a CDS encoding TIGR02996 domain-containing protein: MSTGDPLLDAIVADPDDDAPRLVWADREGGERGELVILQCRLARRDLAPDERRRLVARERMLLTMNRVRWSRPHGLGEHVVPDFARGFVERASVRADVLMNDAAGLRARMPLLRTIELLPVALDGAPNEEAARAGAARRLAAAFGSFAPGALREIAGVASWEHGWGDDFAAMIADVPTLRGLRAVEVGHRATAAAVTSLAQLPSLERVALPGHRLGRDVMSSLLQRLPTVHRVAIGFGQPRLHDETLASFLAQPGARRLSELVIDDPLDEPDVAAVFAAPSLVNLRRLALRCVGPITGVDLALEALEELVLDADVDDAAFAHVARATFAPHLRRLSLPRARLTAASAPLWRSFPRLETPPEDVHG; the protein is encoded by the coding sequence GTGAGCACGGGCGATCCGCTGCTCGATGCGATCGTCGCCGATCCCGACGACGACGCGCCGCGGCTCGTGTGGGCCGATCGCGAGGGCGGCGAGCGTGGCGAGCTCGTGATCCTTCAATGCCGCCTCGCGCGGCGCGACCTCGCGCCCGACGAGCGACGTCGCCTCGTCGCGCGCGAGCGCATGTTGCTCACGATGAACCGCGTGCGCTGGAGCCGGCCGCACGGGCTCGGCGAGCACGTCGTCCCCGACTTCGCCCGCGGCTTCGTCGAGCGCGCGAGCGTCCGCGCCGACGTGTTGATGAACGACGCGGCCGGCCTCCGCGCGCGCATGCCGCTGCTGCGCACGATCGAGCTCCTCCCCGTCGCGCTCGACGGCGCACCGAACGAGGAGGCCGCCCGCGCCGGTGCTGCGCGCCGGCTCGCGGCCGCATTCGGCTCGTTCGCGCCCGGCGCCCTCCGCGAGATCGCCGGCGTCGCGAGCTGGGAGCACGGCTGGGGCGACGACTTCGCGGCGATGATCGCGGACGTCCCGACGCTGCGGGGGCTCCGCGCGGTGGAGGTCGGGCATCGAGCCACCGCGGCGGCGGTGACGAGCCTCGCGCAGCTCCCGTCGCTCGAGCGCGTCGCGCTGCCGGGGCATCGGCTCGGGCGCGACGTCATGTCCTCGCTCCTCCAGCGCCTCCCCACCGTGCATCGCGTCGCGATCGGCTTCGGACAGCCGCGCCTCCACGACGAGACCCTCGCCTCGTTCCTCGCGCAGCCCGGGGCGCGACGGCTGAGCGAGCTCGTGATCGACGATCCGCTCGACGAGCCCGACGTCGCCGCGGTCTTCGCCGCGCCTTCACTCGTGAACCTGCGGCGCCTCGCGTTGCGCTGCGTCGGTCCGATCACCGGCGTCGACCTCGCGCTCGAAGCGCTCGAAGAGCTGGTGCTCGACGCCGACGTCGACGACGCCGCGTTCGCGCACGTCGCGCGCGCGACGTTCGCGCCGCACCTCCGGCGACTCTCGCTCCCACGCGCGCGGCTCACCGCTGCGTCCGCGCCGCTGTGGCGCTCGTTTCCGCGGCTCGAAACGCCGCCGGAGGACGTGCACGGCTAA
- a CDS encoding cytochrome-c peroxidase, which yields MKQKVVVPENAPPSLKTVPVPQPSNLGDFVANEAAAIRLGKALFWEMQVGSDGVTACATCHFHAGADVRTKNQLSPGLLKAHTDGSSNPEITFQTPAPNHRFVVSDFPFHKLSDPDNRNSTVLFDTNDVAASQGVFSQKFQALIPGLPIDLVVTTPDADGFRVGNVNVRRVEPRNTPTVINAVFNHRQFWDGRAQPEFNGVNIWGARDPNAFVYKRASNGNLVKTTVSLPNSSLASQAVGPPLSSFEMTADGQTFQEIGDNFVGSILDKALSPALGLKLLRATGKKLVGGGLRPLDKQRVHPNDSVLGGLSRWPNKGLSTDYEAMIKAAFKPEWWNGNQYVRIESNGSRTIKNPGLGGILGVLFGANDYTQMEYNFSLFFGIAIQLYEATLVADDSPFDKFRDGDENALTEQEKEGVVLFSDTVRVRCINCHGGAEMTDASVAKATSLPLRRREGNILDRGFNNIGVRPTFEDLGLGNTDSVTGKPLANSRLAVLGELDDPTLVPPIGPDDVIGVDGSFKAPGLRNVALTGPYFHNGGQVSLRQVIEFYSRGGDFQPITGREGPISPLNTPNLTESEKEALVAFMRALTDDRVKYERAPFDHPELFVPDGHPGNESSVTNRGDGNATDSFLTIPAVGASGNGAALTSFLGQ from the coding sequence GTGAAACAGAAGGTCGTCGTCCCCGAGAACGCCCCACCTTCCCTGAAGACGGTGCCCGTGCCGCAGCCGTCGAACCTCGGGGACTTCGTCGCCAACGAGGCCGCCGCGATACGGCTCGGCAAGGCGCTCTTCTGGGAGATGCAGGTCGGCAGCGACGGCGTCACCGCCTGCGCGACGTGCCACTTCCACGCCGGCGCCGACGTCCGCACGAAGAACCAGCTCAGCCCCGGCCTGCTCAAGGCCCACACCGACGGGAGCTCGAACCCCGAGATCACGTTCCAGACGCCCGCGCCGAACCACCGCTTCGTCGTGAGCGACTTCCCGTTCCACAAGCTGTCGGACCCCGACAATCGCAACTCCACCGTGCTGTTCGACACCAACGACGTCGCCGCGTCGCAGGGCGTCTTCAGCCAGAAATTCCAAGCCCTCATCCCCGGTCTCCCGATCGACCTCGTCGTCACCACCCCCGACGCGGACGGGTTCCGCGTCGGGAACGTCAACGTGCGCCGCGTCGAGCCGCGCAATACGCCGACCGTCATCAATGCCGTGTTCAATCACCGGCAGTTCTGGGACGGGCGCGCGCAGCCCGAGTTCAACGGCGTGAACATCTGGGGAGCACGCGACCCGAACGCCTTCGTCTACAAGCGCGCTTCGAACGGCAACCTCGTCAAGACCACGGTGAGCCTGCCCAACTCGAGCCTCGCGTCGCAGGCGGTCGGGCCGCCGCTCAGCTCCTTCGAAATGACCGCCGACGGGCAGACCTTCCAGGAGATCGGCGACAACTTCGTCGGCTCGATCCTCGATAAGGCACTATCGCCGGCGCTCGGCCTCAAGCTGCTCCGCGCCACTGGCAAGAAGCTCGTCGGCGGCGGGCTGCGGCCGCTCGACAAACAGCGCGTCCATCCCAACGACAGCGTGCTCGGCGGCCTCAGCCGCTGGCCGAACAAGGGACTATCGACGGACTACGAGGCCATGATCAAAGCGGCCTTCAAGCCGGAATGGTGGAATGGCAATCAGTACGTCCGCATCGAGTCGAACGGGTCGCGGACGATCAAGAACCCCGGTCTCGGCGGGATCCTCGGCGTGCTGTTCGGCGCGAACGACTACACGCAAATGGAGTACAATTTCTCGCTCTTCTTCGGAATCGCGATTCAGCTCTACGAGGCCACCCTCGTCGCCGACGATTCGCCGTTCGACAAGTTCCGCGACGGCGACGAGAACGCGCTCACGGAGCAGGAGAAAGAAGGAGTCGTGCTCTTCTCCGACACCGTCCGCGTCCGCTGCATCAACTGCCACGGCGGCGCCGAGATGACGGACGCCTCCGTCGCGAAGGCGACGAGCCTCCCGCTCCGGCGCCGCGAGGGGAACATCCTCGATCGCGGCTTCAACAACATCGGCGTCCGCCCCACCTTCGAGGACCTCGGCCTCGGGAACACGGACTCCGTCACCGGCAAGCCGCTCGCCAATTCTCGCCTCGCGGTGCTGGGGGAGCTCGACGATCCCACGCTCGTGCCGCCGATCGGACCGGACGACGTCATCGGCGTCGACGGATCGTTCAAGGCGCCGGGCCTCCGCAACGTCGCCCTCACCGGCCCGTACTTCCACAACGGCGGGCAGGTCTCGCTGCGGCAGGTCATCGAGTTCTACAGCCGCGGCGGCGACTTCCAGCCCATCACCGGACGCGAAGGGCCCATCTCGCCGCTCAACACGCCGAACCTCACCGAGAGCGAGAAGGAGGCGCTCGTCGCGTTCATGCGCGCGCTCACCGACGATCGCGTGAAATACGAGCGCGCGCCGTTCGATCACCCCGAGCTCTTCGTCCCCGACGGACACCCGGGGAACGAGTCCTCCGTCACCAACCGCGGCGACGGCAACGCGACCGATTCGTTCCTCACGATCCCCGCCGTCGGCGCGAGCGGCAACGGCGCTGCGCTCACGTCGTTCCTCGGTCAATAA
- a CDS encoding aldo/keto reductase: MSTTNVTTATLPLHDGGTIPVVGLGVWQAARGATTREAVATALRLGYRHVDTARIYGNEEDVGEGIRASGIARGEVFVTTKLWNDDHGYDAALRAFDASLKRLRLEYVDLYLIHWPVSGKRADSWRALEKLKADGLARHIGVSNYLVPHMKELFGTAKELPTVNQIELHPFLQHRETRALCDEHRIVVEAYSPLTRGRRLGDPTLVAIAKEVSRTPAQVILRWAVQHRLVVLPKSTHEARIAENAGIFDFELPDSAMRRLDSLDEGHATGWDPRDQK; the protein is encoded by the coding sequence ATGAGCACGACCAATGTGACGACCGCGACCCTTCCCCTCCACGACGGCGGGACGATCCCCGTCGTGGGGCTCGGCGTCTGGCAAGCCGCGCGCGGGGCGACGACGCGCGAGGCGGTCGCGACCGCGCTGCGGCTCGGCTATCGCCACGTCGACACCGCCCGCATCTACGGCAACGAGGAGGACGTCGGCGAAGGGATCCGCGCGAGCGGGATCGCGCGGGGCGAGGTCTTCGTCACGACCAAGCTCTGGAACGACGACCACGGCTACGACGCCGCGCTGCGCGCCTTCGACGCGAGCTTGAAGCGGCTGCGCCTCGAGTACGTCGACCTCTACTTGATCCACTGGCCGGTGAGCGGGAAGCGCGCGGACTCGTGGCGCGCGCTCGAGAAGCTCAAGGCCGACGGGCTCGCGCGGCACATCGGCGTGTCGAACTACCTCGTCCCGCACATGAAGGAGCTCTTCGGCACCGCGAAGGAGCTCCCGACCGTGAACCAGATCGAGCTCCACCCGTTCCTCCAGCACCGCGAGACGCGCGCGCTCTGCGACGAGCATCGCATCGTCGTGGAGGCGTACAGCCCGCTCACGCGCGGACGGCGGCTCGGCGATCCCACCCTCGTCGCGATCGCGAAGGAGGTCTCCCGCACGCCGGCGCAGGTGATCCTGCGCTGGGCGGTGCAACATCGCCTCGTCGTGCTGCCGAAGTCGACGCACGAGGCGCGCATCGCCGAGAACGCCGGCATCTTCGACTTCGAGCTCCCCGACAGCGCGATGCGCCGCCTCGACTCGCTCGACGAAGGCCACGCGACGGGGTGGGATCCGCGCGACCAGAAATGA
- a CDS encoding SRPBCC domain-containing protein, protein MTDGIRVETFVRASAQAAFDCFVVPQRLTAFWLSSASAPLAAGARVRWEFLVPGATDEVEVTTFEPARRLAVRSSDGSTIVWTFDPRNVAGVGGTVVTVEQTNMPGAEKERLETAEGFAYVLADMKTLLEQGKAAGIVRDKAALLSAK, encoded by the coding sequence ATGACCGACGGTATCCGGGTAGAGACCTTCGTGCGCGCTTCGGCGCAAGCCGCCTTCGACTGCTTCGTCGTGCCCCAGCGGCTGACGGCGTTCTGGCTCTCCTCCGCCAGCGCGCCGCTCGCCGCCGGGGCGCGCGTGCGCTGGGAGTTCCTCGTGCCGGGCGCGACGGACGAGGTGGAGGTCACCACGTTCGAGCCCGCGCGCCGGCTCGCGGTGCGCAGCAGCGACGGGAGCACGATCGTGTGGACGTTCGACCCGCGCAACGTCGCCGGCGTCGGCGGCACGGTCGTGACGGTGGAGCAGACGAACATGCCCGGCGCGGAGAAGGAACGTCTCGAGACGGCGGAGGGCTTCGCCTACGTGCTCGCCGACATGAAGACGCTCCTCGAGCAGGGAAAAGCCGCAGGGATCGTACGCGACAAGGCCGCACTCCTCAGCGCGAAGTGA
- a CDS encoding alcohol dehydrogenase catalytic domain-containing protein — protein sequence MLALVLDPDPRIVRDHPAPVLAPGSSEAVVRVVRAGVCDTDLQLARGYMGFTGVPGHEMVGVVEACADATWIGKRVVADINAGCGTCAECVARGGHHCRARTVLGIVGRAGAFAEKLAIPVSCLVEVPPDVSDDAAVFAEPLAAALHVLDDLEGRAPHRAIVLGDGKLGLLIARALAGAGVKTAIVGRHAKKLALATGAETFLEADVPPSLAGADLVVEATGSEAGLARALELVAPRGTVVLKTTVAAKLTVDLAPVVIHEVRVVGSRCGDMKRAVDALARGAVDPLPLVEARYPLARADEALAHAGRRGTLKVLIDV from the coding sequence ATGCTCGCTCTCGTGCTCGATCCCGATCCGCGCATCGTCCGCGATCACCCCGCGCCCGTGCTCGCGCCGGGCTCGAGCGAGGCCGTCGTCCGCGTCGTGCGCGCGGGCGTCTGCGACACCGATCTCCAGCTCGCGCGCGGCTACATGGGCTTCACTGGCGTGCCGGGGCACGAGATGGTCGGCGTGGTGGAGGCGTGCGCCGACGCGACGTGGATCGGCAAGCGCGTCGTCGCGGACATCAACGCGGGCTGCGGGACGTGCGCCGAGTGCGTCGCGCGCGGCGGCCATCACTGCAGGGCGCGCACCGTGCTCGGCATCGTCGGGCGCGCCGGCGCGTTCGCGGAGAAGCTCGCGATCCCGGTGTCGTGTCTCGTCGAGGTCCCGCCCGACGTCTCGGACGACGCGGCCGTCTTCGCCGAGCCGCTCGCCGCCGCGCTCCACGTCCTCGACGATCTCGAGGGCCGCGCCCCGCACCGCGCGATCGTCCTCGGCGACGGCAAGCTCGGTCTGCTCATCGCGCGCGCGCTCGCGGGCGCGGGTGTGAAGACGGCGATCGTGGGGCGCCACGCGAAGAAGCTCGCGCTCGCGACCGGCGCGGAGACGTTCCTCGAGGCCGACGTCCCGCCGTCGCTCGCCGGGGCCGATCTCGTCGTCGAGGCGACCGGCAGCGAAGCGGGCCTCGCGCGCGCGCTCGAGCTCGTCGCGCCGCGCGGCACCGTCGTCTTGAAGACGACAGTCGCGGCGAAGCTCACGGTCGATCTCGCGCCGGTCGTCATCCACGAGGTGCGCGTCGTCGGCTCGCGCTGCGGCGACATGAAGCGCGCGGTCGACGCGCTCGCCCGCGGCGCCGTCGATCCGCTGCCGCTCGTCGAGGCGCGCTACCCCCTCGCCCGCGCGGACGAAGCGCTCGCGCACGCGGGACGGCGCGGGACGCTGAAGGTCCTCATCGACGTCTGA
- a CDS encoding glycosyltransferase family 39 protein, which produces MALHLAFATRYGWFRDELYYVACGRRLALGYVDHPPLVALVARAGMALGGGSLVGLRLFAALAAAGTIVLAAELARTFGGRRVAELVAALATALAPYDLVVGHVYTMNAFEPLFWGGIALVVARALRDDDARGLVWLGPLVGLGVLGKHSASWPAVALAIGVALSPSRRLLTRREPWIAAAVAIVLVAPHVAWQVQHDFPTREFARAALSGKNEPYGAAGLAAQLLQLFHPLSAPLWIAGLVSLFRSRVFRPIGVALVLLVVLVFATQAKVYYLGPAWPWLFAAGGVALERSLGAGSTSRRRLAVAYGVLAAATALVLVPAAIPVLPVPAFQRYARALGVLGEQRTGEKMRPASLPQLYADMHGWPELAATARGVVAALSDEERRDAVLLASNYGEASALEHFDAGLPVGSGDNGWWLWGPPRARASVVVWVGHPTDALRELCPTLEEATRADHELARADERDLPLYVCRAPRVSLTEAWPRMKHYR; this is translated from the coding sequence GTGGCGCTGCACCTCGCCTTCGCGACGCGCTACGGCTGGTTCCGCGACGAGCTGTACTACGTCGCGTGCGGGCGCCGGCTCGCGCTCGGGTACGTCGATCACCCGCCGCTCGTCGCGCTCGTCGCGCGCGCCGGCATGGCGCTCGGCGGCGGCTCGCTCGTCGGGCTGCGCCTGTTCGCGGCCCTCGCCGCGGCCGGCACCATCGTGCTCGCGGCCGAGCTCGCGCGTACGTTCGGCGGGCGCCGCGTCGCCGAGCTCGTCGCCGCGCTCGCGACCGCGCTGGCGCCGTACGATCTCGTCGTCGGGCACGTGTACACGATGAACGCGTTCGAGCCGCTCTTCTGGGGCGGCATCGCGCTCGTCGTCGCGCGAGCGCTGCGTGACGACGACGCGCGCGGTCTCGTCTGGCTCGGCCCGCTCGTCGGTCTCGGCGTCCTCGGCAAACACTCGGCGTCGTGGCCGGCCGTCGCGCTGGCGATCGGCGTCGCGCTCTCGCCGTCGCGTCGCCTCCTCACGCGCCGAGAGCCGTGGATCGCGGCCGCCGTCGCGATCGTCCTCGTCGCGCCGCACGTCGCGTGGCAGGTGCAGCACGACTTCCCGACGCGCGAGTTCGCGCGGGCTGCGCTCTCGGGCAAGAACGAGCCGTACGGCGCCGCCGGTCTCGCCGCCCAGCTTCTCCAGCTGTTCCATCCCTTGTCCGCGCCGCTCTGGATCGCCGGCCTCGTCTCGCTGTTCCGGAGCCGCGTGTTCCGTCCGATCGGCGTCGCCCTCGTCCTCCTCGTCGTGCTCGTCTTCGCGACGCAGGCGAAGGTCTATTACCTCGGCCCCGCGTGGCCGTGGCTCTTCGCCGCCGGCGGCGTCGCGCTCGAGCGCTCGCTCGGCGCCGGCTCCACGTCGCGACGCCGGCTCGCCGTCGCGTACGGCGTGCTCGCCGCGGCGACGGCGCTCGTCCTCGTGCCGGCGGCGATCCCGGTGCTGCCGGTCCCCGCGTTCCAGCGCTACGCGCGTGCGCTCGGCGTCCTCGGCGAGCAGCGGACCGGCGAGAAGATGCGCCCCGCGAGCCTGCCCCAGCTCTACGCGGACATGCACGGCTGGCCGGAGCTCGCCGCGACCGCGCGCGGCGTCGTCGCGGCGCTGAGCGACGAGGAGCGTCGCGACGCCGTCCTGCTCGCCTCGAACTACGGCGAAGCGAGCGCGCTCGAGCATTTCGACGCAGGCCTACCGGTCGGCTCGGGCGACAACGGCTGGTGGCTCTGGGGCCCGCCGCGCGCGCGCGCCTCCGTCGTCGTCTGGGTCGGCCATCCCACCGACGCGCTGCGCGAGCTCTGCCCCACGCTGGAAGAAGCCACGCGCGCCGATCACGAGCTCGCGCGTGCCGACGAGCGCGACCTGCCGCTCTACGTCTGCCGCGCGCCGCGCGTATCGCTCACCGAGGCGTGGCCGCGCATGAAGCACTATCGCTGA
- a CDS encoding DUF4412 domain-containing protein has protein sequence MKTHAPLFLLVLSVAGCDKLKAVAGGSAEGGVVAPPSIVGELFAPDFQGEVTMKMTSATKPGAGPSNMVVGIKKPKYRIDMTTPQSASAGSLILDLPTKKGWVLMHQPKMAMELDLDKAKSMKGLPGMPKTVSPAPSSPPKVEKTGRKETIAGYSCEVWNVTSDGKRSELCMAEGLSWIDMSDVGMAGPEVAFTAVASEANRFPLRVIAFDAKGAEEMRMEAQKIEKKPLPDTSFVPPADYTRVAMGGLPAIPGLPTALPTAVPPRPR, from the coding sequence TTGAAGACGCACGCTCCTCTCTTCCTCCTCGTCCTCTCCGTCGCCGGGTGCGACAAGCTCAAGGCGGTCGCCGGCGGCTCGGCGGAGGGGGGCGTCGTCGCGCCGCCGTCGATCGTCGGCGAGCTCTTCGCGCCCGACTTCCAGGGCGAGGTCACGATGAAGATGACCTCGGCGACGAAGCCGGGCGCGGGGCCGTCGAACATGGTCGTCGGGATCAAGAAGCCCAAGTACCGCATCGACATGACGACGCCCCAGAGCGCGTCGGCCGGCTCGCTCATCCTCGACCTGCCGACGAAGAAGGGCTGGGTCCTGATGCATCAGCCGAAGATGGCGATGGAGCTCGACCTCGACAAAGCGAAGAGCATGAAGGGCTTGCCCGGTATGCCCAAGACGGTGTCGCCCGCGCCGAGCTCGCCACCGAAGGTCGAGAAGACCGGCAGAAAAGAGACGATCGCGGGTTACTCCTGCGAGGTCTGGAACGTCACGAGCGACGGCAAGCGCTCCGAGCTCTGCATGGCGGAGGGCCTCTCGTGGATCGACATGAGCGACGTCGGCATGGCAGGCCCGGAGGTGGCGTTCACCGCCGTCGCGAGCGAGGCCAATCGCTTCCCGCTCCGCGTCATCGCCTTCGACGCGAAGGGCGCGGAGGAGATGCGGATGGAGGCGCAGAAGATCGAGAAGAAGCCGCTCCCCGACACGTCGTTCGTCCCACCGGCCGACTACACGCGCGTCGCGATGGGCGGCCTGCCCGCGATCCCCGGCCTCCCGACCGCCCTCCCGACCGCCGTGCCGCCGCGTCCGCGGTGA
- a CDS encoding GAF domain-containing sensor histidine kinase — MAQYVQPAFPEYRQIIESLMRADALLEGHRRILELMSKRASLFNVLHELVSFLEGQYDELSCSILIVDQETQTFKVGVKACDTKNFSLESSGVSILPPYVGPCCMASHLGERVVSEHIATDSRWQEPWRAWAIDNGLRSCRSQPIISSTGTVLGAFAMYHKEANDPAADKLYQLQLATLIAGIAIERKLIEAEELERIEQQRRLNEDLSHALDLRDEFLSLASHELRNPLNTLQLQNHVFQKQLDSGDMLTEEQVRRMLTVSRAQLNRLVRYVETMLDASRFQPGKIVLKREHVDLARLIADNCEGLRPQLDRAQCRLHLCLTDAVMGTWDPFRIGQVVTNLVDNAIKYAPRSTITVTMNDLAERVRFSVRDSGTGIDPAHKDKIFERYERASHAGGGTPGLGLGLYIVKEIVHAHHGTIEVASARPGAEFIVDLPKVA; from the coding sequence ATGGCTCAATACGTTCAACCCGCATTCCCTGAATATAGACAAATTATCGAATCTTTGATGCGCGCGGACGCGCTGCTCGAGGGACACCGCAGGATCCTGGAGCTCATGTCGAAGCGGGCGTCTCTGTTCAACGTCCTGCACGAGCTGGTCTCTTTCCTCGAGGGTCAATACGACGAGCTCTCGTGCTCCATCCTGATCGTCGATCAGGAGACGCAGACCTTCAAGGTCGGGGTCAAGGCGTGCGACACCAAGAATTTCTCCCTCGAGTCGTCCGGAGTCAGCATTCTCCCGCCGTACGTCGGCCCTTGCTGCATGGCCTCCCACCTGGGCGAGCGCGTGGTCTCCGAGCACATCGCCACCGACTCACGCTGGCAGGAGCCCTGGAGAGCGTGGGCCATCGACAACGGGCTCCGGTCCTGCCGCTCCCAGCCGATCATCTCCTCGACAGGGACGGTGCTCGGCGCGTTCGCGATGTACCACAAGGAGGCCAACGACCCCGCGGCGGACAAGCTCTATCAGCTGCAGCTCGCGACGCTCATCGCGGGCATCGCCATCGAGCGGAAGCTGATCGAGGCCGAAGAGCTCGAACGAATCGAGCAGCAGCGAAGGCTGAACGAGGACCTGTCCCACGCGCTGGATCTGAGGGACGAGTTCTTGTCCCTCGCGTCGCACGAGCTCCGGAACCCTCTGAACACGCTTCAGCTCCAGAACCACGTCTTCCAGAAGCAGCTGGACTCCGGTGACATGCTGACCGAGGAGCAGGTTCGGAGGATGCTGACGGTCAGCCGAGCCCAGTTGAACCGGCTCGTCCGCTACGTCGAGACCATGCTGGACGCCTCGCGTTTCCAGCCGGGCAAGATCGTGCTGAAGCGCGAACACGTCGACCTCGCGAGGCTGATCGCGGACAACTGCGAGGGCCTCCGTCCGCAGCTCGATCGCGCGCAATGCCGCCTCCACCTCTGCCTGACCGACGCGGTGATGGGGACGTGGGATCCCTTCAGGATCGGTCAGGTCGTCACGAACCTGGTCGACAACGCGATCAAGTACGCTCCGCGCAGCACCATCACCGTGACGATGAACGATCTCGCCGAGCGCGTTCGGTTCTCGGTGCGCGACTCCGGGACGGGGATCGATCCTGCCCACAAGGACAAAATCTTCGAGCGCTACGAGAGAGCCTCGCATGCGGGAGGAGGCACGCCCGGTCTTGGGCTGGGTCTCTACATCGTGAAGGAGATCGTCCACGCCCACCACGGCACGATCGAGGTCGCGAGCGCTCGTCCGGGCGCCGAGTTCATCGTGGATCTCCCCAAGGTCGCTTGA
- a CDS encoding transglutaminase family protein — protein MSAPDPSLLEPGVYVDSDHPDVVAFARAAVGDAASDAEKTARLFRAVRERIRYDPYTLSFDPRDMMASNVLKKERAYCIPKAVLFAAAARASGLPARLGFADVKNHLSSPKLIATLGSDLFAYHGFVEVWVDGAPYKLTPAFNSALCERFGVATLDFDPSAPSDALFQPYDRAGNRYMEYVADRGLHHDLPFSEILGTFAKLYPGFRAIADDAFHG, from the coding sequence ATGAGCGCGCCCGACCCATCGCTCCTCGAGCCCGGCGTCTACGTCGACTCCGACCACCCCGACGTCGTCGCGTTCGCGCGCGCGGCGGTCGGCGACGCGGCGTCGGACGCGGAGAAGACGGCGCGGCTCTTCCGCGCGGTGCGGGAGCGCATTCGCTACGACCCGTACACGCTGTCGTTCGACCCGCGCGACATGATGGCGAGCAACGTCCTGAAGAAGGAGCGTGCTTATTGCATCCCGAAGGCGGTGCTCTTCGCGGCGGCGGCGCGGGCGAGCGGCTTGCCCGCGCGGCTCGGGTTCGCGGACGTGAAGAACCACCTGTCGTCGCCGAAGCTGATCGCGACGCTCGGCTCCGACCTCTTCGCGTACCACGGCTTCGTCGAGGTGTGGGTCGACGGCGCGCCGTACAAGCTGACGCCCGCCTTCAACTCCGCGCTGTGCGAGCGGTTCGGCGTCGCGACGCTCGACTTCGATCCGAGCGCTCCCTCCGACGCGCTGTTCCAGCCGTACGATCGCGCGGGCAACCGGTACATGGAGTACGTCGCCGACCGCGGGCTCCATCACGACCTGCCGTTCTCCGAGATCCTCGGCACGTTCGCGAAGCTGTACCCCGGCTTCCGCGCGATCGCCGATGACGCGTTCCACGGCTGA
- a CDS encoding class I SAM-dependent methyltransferase, with translation MRGIEGWFSEDEGRWYARFARALRGGVFVEVGSWKGRSTSFIGKVCNANGTRLVCVDHWRGSNDVLAPRYEAALSVEDVEQTFRANMRALGIEVEVLAKPSLDAARDLGPSSVDRVFLDGSHDGASVAADLAAWSACLKAGGVLAGHDYAPKYDGLRAAVDAFADARGLVVKRGPRDIWWLAPP, from the coding sequence ATGCGCGGGATCGAGGGCTGGTTCTCGGAGGACGAAGGACGCTGGTACGCGCGGTTCGCGCGCGCGCTCCGTGGTGGCGTCTTCGTCGAGGTCGGCTCGTGGAAGGGGCGGAGCACGTCGTTCATCGGCAAGGTCTGCAACGCGAACGGGACGCGCCTCGTGTGCGTCGATCACTGGCGCGGCTCGAACGACGTCCTCGCGCCGCGCTACGAGGCGGCGCTCTCGGTCGAGGACGTCGAGCAGACGTTCCGCGCGAACATGCGCGCGCTCGGGATCGAGGTCGAGGTCCTCGCGAAGCCGTCCCTCGACGCCGCGCGCGACCTCGGGCCGTCGTCGGTCGATCGCGTCTTCCTCGACGGCAGCCACGACGGCGCGAGCGTCGCCGCCGACCTCGCCGCGTGGAGCGCGTGCTTGAAGGCCGGCGGCGTCCTCGCCGGCCACGACTACGCGCCGAAATACGACGGCCTCCGCGCGGCGGTCGACGCGTTCGCGGACGCGCGCGGCCTCGTCGTGAAGCGCGGCCCGCGCGACATCTGGTGGCTCGCGCCGCCGTGA
- a CDS encoding AAA family ATPase, translated as MLVFVVGTGTDVGKTHVTATLVAAAAPARAWKPVVTGPSDDAARIGAIEPPLYAFAPPVSPHLAAREAGVTIAAAAIATRARAIAERASTPLFVESAGGLFSPISDRETNHDVALALSATMLLVAPDRLGVLHDVGAVVRASKVPLPVVALSAPAAPDASTGTNAEEIVRLGLAKHVVEVPRATPDAAPSLHAAAALLRVLA; from the coding sequence ATGCTCGTGTTCGTCGTGGGGACGGGGACCGACGTCGGGAAGACACACGTGACCGCGACGCTCGTCGCCGCCGCCGCGCCCGCGCGCGCGTGGAAGCCGGTCGTGACGGGGCCGAGCGACGACGCCGCGCGGATCGGCGCGATCGAGCCGCCGCTCTACGCGTTCGCGCCGCCGGTCTCGCCCCACCTCGCCGCGCGCGAGGCCGGGGTCACGATCGCGGCCGCCGCGATCGCGACGCGCGCGCGCGCGATCGCGGAGCGGGCGTCGACCCCGCTCTTCGTCGAGAGCGCGGGCGGGCTCTTCAGCCCGATCTCCGATCGCGAGACCAACCACGACGTCGCGCTCGCGCTCTCCGCGACGATGCTCCTCGTCGCGCCCGATCGCCTCGGCGTCCTCCACGACGTCGGCGCGGTGGTCCGCGCGTCGAAGGTGCCGCTCCCCGTCGTCGCGCTCTCCGCCCCCGCCGCGCCCGACGCCTCGACCGGCACCAACGCCGAGGAGATCGTCCGCCTCGGCCTCGCGAAGCACGTCGTCGAGGTGCCGCGCGCCACCCCCGACGCAGCGCCGAGCCTCCACGCGGCGGCGGCGCTCTTGCGCGTCCTCGCGTGA